The nucleotide window CTGGTGGTGTTTGGAAAACTGAAAACGCCGGCACCACCTGGACCCCTATTTTCGACAACTACGGCTCCTACGCTGTGGGCGTAGTGGAACTTGACCCAAAAAATCCAGACGTGATCTGGGTCGGCACGGGCGAAAACAACTCGCAGCGTTCGGTGGCCGATGGCGATGGCGTGTACAAATCCGTGGATGGCGGCAAAACCTTCACCCACATGGGCCTGAAAAAATCCGGCCACATCAGCCAGATCGTGATTGACCCTCGCAACAGCAACCGCGTGTTTGTGGCCTCCCAGGGGCCTCTTTGGTCTGACGGCGGTGATCGCGGCCTGTACCTCACCGAAGACGGCGGCCAAAACTGGCAGCGAGTATTGGAGATCGACAAGTACACCGGCGTTAACGAAGTGGTGATGAACCCCAGCAACCCGGATGAAATGATCGCCTCTTCCTACCAGCGCCGCCGCCATGTGTGGACGCTGATCAACGGCGGTCCTGGCTCTGCCATTCACAAAACCACTGACGGCGGCAAAACCTGGCGCAAACTCAGCAACGGCCTGCCGGGCAGTGAACTGGGCCGCATTGGCTTGGCTGGCGCTCCCAGCGAAGCGGGCACCGTATACGCCATTGTGGAAGCCAACGACGCCGACAAAGGCGTGTACCGCACAACCAACTTTGGCGAAAGCTGGGAAAAGCGCTCCAGCACCATGACCACCAGCCCCCAGTACTACAACGAGCTGGTGGTGGACCCGCACAACCCCAACAAACTGTTTATGTTGGACACCTTTTCCAAGGTGTCTTTGGATGGCGGCAAAACCTTCGCCAACCTGGCGTTTACCGCCCGCCACGTGGACGACCACGCCCTGTGGGTAAACCCAGAGCACAGCAACCATATTCGCATTGGCGGTGATGGCGGCGTGTACGAAAGTTTTGACAACGGCCAGCACTGGAACCACCTGCGCAACCTGCCCCTGACCCAGTTCTACCGCATTGCCGCCGACAACGACCTGCCGTTTTATAACGTGTATGGCGGCACCCAGGACAACAACACCCTGGGCACTGCGGTTCGCAACACCTCGGTGGAAGGCATCACCAACGCCGACTGGTGGATTACCCTGGGAGGCGACGGCTTTGACCCCGCCGTAGATCCCACCAACCCCGACATTGTCTATTCCCAATACCAATACGGCGGCCTGGCACGCATCGACCGCCAGACCCGCGAAAAGGTGTACATCACCCCACAACCGGCAGCCGATGAAAACGCCTACCGTTGGAACTGGAATTCGCCACTGCTGATTAGCCCCCACAACCACGAGCGCTTGTACTACGGTGCCGAAAAGCTGTTCCGTTCAGACGACCGCGGTGAAAGCTGGGTAGCGGTTTCCGACGATCTGTCTCGCGGCCTCGATCGCAACGCACTGGAAGTGATGGGCCGGGTGTGGAGTATCGATGCCATCGCCAAAAACGACTCTACCTCCACCTACGGCTCGTTGATTGCTCTGGACGAAAGCACTCTGCAAGAAAACCTGATTGCTGTAGGCACCGACGATGGTCTGATCCACGTCACCGACAACGGCGGCGACAACTGGGTGCGCTACAGCAAATTCAAGGGCGTACCGGAAATGAGCCTGGTGGAGGATTTGCAGTTCTCCCGCCACAACAAAGACGTGCTGTACGCAGTGTTCGATAACCACAAACGGGGCGACGCCAAACCCTACGTGCTGAAATCCAGCAACCGCGGCAAGAGCTGGCAGTCCATTGCCGCCAACCTGCCAGAACGCGGCACTGTGCATACCATTGTGGAAGACCACGTTGACCCGAATCTGCTGTTTGTGGGCACCGAATACGGTCTGTTCTTCAGCCAAAACGGCGGCGGCAGCTGGACACAGCTGAAAGGCAACTTCCCCACCATTGCGGTGCGCGACCTGGAAATTCAGCGCCGGGAAAGCGACTTGTTAGTCGGCACCTTTGGCCGGGGCATTTACGTACTGGATGACTACAGCCCACTGCGCACCCAAGCCTCTGCGCTGGCCAATAACGAAGCCACCTTGTTCTCCGTAAAAGACACGCCCATCTACATCGAAACACGCCGTTGGGGCGGCTTTCACAGCAACAAAGGCATGATGGGCGACAACTTCTTTGTGGCCCCCAACCCAGATTACGGCGTGATCTTTAGCTACTACCTGCGCGACGGCCTGAAAACTGCCAAAGCCAAACGCCAGACCAGCGAACAGAAACTGCAAAAAGACGGCAAAGACAACCCCTACCCAAGCTGGGAAGACCTGCAAGCAGAAGCGGACGAAGAAGCCCCAAGTGTGTGGCTGCAAGTGAGCGACGCCAACGGCGATGTCATCCGCCGGGTACCTGCTAACACCAGTAAAGGCCTGCATCGAGTGGCCTGGGACTTCCGCCTGGAATCCCGCGACCCTGTTGAGTTGCAAAAGAGTGAAGGCAGCCTGTGGTTCAACCCGCCGGAGGGGCCGCTGGCCATTACCGGCGATTATCGAGTGCAACTGATGAAACGCCAGAACGGCGTGCTGAGCACCTTATCCGAACCGCAAACATTTAAACTCACTGAGCTAAACGTGGGCGCACTCACCACCCAAGACCGCCCAGCGTTGCTGGCCTTTCAACAACAAACGGCGGAGCTCAACAGCAAAGTGGTAGCAGCGGGCAAATACCTGGGAGAGATCAGCAACCGGCTCAAGCATGTGCTGAAAACCATTGACGCCACACCAGCACTTGGCGAAGACCACGCCCAACGGGCCCGCGCCCTTCAGGGAGAGCTGCGCAAAGCCACCTTGCTGCTGAACGGCGACAGGGTTAAAGCCGGTGCCAACGAAAAAGCCCCTATGGGCCTGGCACAGCGAGTGGTTTCCATCATTGGCAGCCATTGGGACGCACAGGCAGCACCCATGGGCACCCACCGCAGCACCTATCAGATTGCCGAAAAGCAGTACCAACAACTGGCCACTATGCTGAAAGCCAGCGAAGAAAAACTGCAAACCCTGGAAAGTGATTTGGACAAAGCAAACGCTCCCTGGACGCCAGGTCGCGCACTGCAGTAACCCATGAACAAGAAGGGCCGGATCACCTCGGCCCTTCTTGCGCTTACACCTCAAGATACATAAATCCGCTACTATGGCCGTTTTACCTGCGGCCACTGTCATGACCTCTCCGTCAACGAATACTCTGTTCGACATCAGCAACGTTACCCTCAACAACGGCGGCACACCGGTTTATCGCAACCTTAGCCTACGCATCAAGCGAGGCGAACACACAGCCATTATTGGTGCCAACGGTTCCGGCAAATCCACCCTGTTGAAACTGTTATCGGGGGAACTGTACCCGGTTGCCAACCAACAACACCGACTGCGGCTGCTGGGTCGTGAGCGGTGGAGCAAAAGCGAACTGCGCCAGCAAATGGGGTTGGTATCTCACGACCTGCAAAGCCACACCATGGACGGCGCGCCGGGGATCAACGTGGTGTTGTCTGGCTATTTCGACAGCGACAGCATCTGGCAACACCATCAGGTCAGTGACCAACAGCTACAAACCGCCATCGCCCTGATGCAGGAACTGGGCATTGAACACCTGCGCAGACGAACCTACGGCAGCCTGTCCACGGGGCAACAACGGCGACTGCTGCTGGCACGGGCCATGATCCACCGCCCCAATGTGATGCTGTTCGACGAGCCCACCACCGGCCTGGACATGCAAGGCTGCCAACAAGCCATGGGCATTATGCGGCAGATGATGGAAGACGGCGTCAGCCTGATACTGGTCACTCATCACCTGTACGAAATACTGCCGGAAATTCGACGGGTGATTTTATTAAAAGACGGAGAAATACAAGCAGACGGCGCCAAAGAGGATGTACTGACCGATGCCAACATCAGCCACTGTTTTGATACAGCGCTAAAAATTGTGTGCCATAAGGGGTATTACCAAGTGGTGGCGGATTACTGATAAATAACAACGGCCAGCCACAACTTATGGTCTGTATGGGTACAAAACAAACTGGTTGGCTGTTGGCACTTCAGCAACCTCAACAAAAAAATACCCTTTTATATGAACAGGTGTTCTTGCTTGGGAAGTGTACTGCTCTGAACTACAAATCACAGAACTTTGTGGAAATTTGATTCGATCGCCTATGTATATATCTATTGGGGAATGGTAGTGCAGTGGGTGCTGAAAAGTGAGCCGGATCATCCTGTGCAAGTTATTTTGAACTCCAAACACACCACTTCCGCATTCTATCTGTTGCCCAATTTCTGCCTCCTCAGCCGCATTAAGAGCGGGAGCAAGGTATCTCATTCTATACGCGACACTTTGCTGGTCTTGCACGGGGATAATTGTTAAGTCCAACTTAATTGCGTTGCCAGCATATTGTATCAAAGATTCGAAAAATTCGTCTGCGTGCTCATCTTCGAGCGTGGAGTTGCGTCTATTTGGGTCCGAATAATCCAGCGTAGCTATTACTTCAGACTCAATTGGCGTTCTAATGCAGCTACAACCATTTAATAAGATCGCAGCACTTACTAAAACTGTGCAAAAAACCATTTTATTGAACATCATTAGTGCCCTTAAAAAATCTCAGCTTCAGATATTTTCTTCTGCTAAGAAATTGACGTTTTTGACTTCAGCAATGTGTTGCAAATGGAAACATAGTAGATTAAACGCATTCAGGGCTTAATTTTAGGTCACAGCGATTCGTTAGCCGCCATCAATATGGCGCCATTCCAGCTGGCCATTATTGAAAGCAAAAAAAGCACTATAAAGTATGCCACTTTCTTTAAATTCGTAACCCAGCATATATTCGTATTCATCTTTTCCAACTAATGCCGGAACATAAAGCAATAAACGACTATGCAAACTTTCAAGAAAAAACCTACTCTTGATAGAATTTTCTATTACTTGCCAATGAATTTCGTAATTTTCTAATATTCGAATTGCTACACTCTTCTGTTGCTCTGTAATTTCATCAGCTATTGCACGGAAGGTATACCAAATCGAATCAATGGCTCCATTATTCAGGAAAGCTGATTCTTGCCCAACCCATCGATCTATTTGCTTTTTTGGTTGATCAAACAATGAGTTTACCTCTTAAAGTTCAACTCTATGAATATGGTTGGAACTTGCAAAATCCGAATAATGAAGGCGGTGACCTTTCCCCAGGATTAAACCATTCGCTGGATGAGATTTTCATAAATTATGCCGCCTTTCCTGCAAACTCAACTGGCGGCATGTAGCCCAATCAACTATGCGGCCTGACGTTGTTGTAGTGCTCTCGCCACTGAGAAACTTCGATTCAAAATATCCAAGCTCACAGTGAGAGCAACTCTCAATCTTTTCTTGTAGAGTATATGGCGAAAACGTTTCATAGAGATTCTTTATTTCCAATTGCAGCAGCATGTCGATTTTATGTTTAACGTCGTTGACACAGACGAGAATGCAGTGAGCATCTGATTCGGCTTGCTGATTTTTTGGCACGACTTGTTATGTATCATACTCGCTTCCTTGCCCATTCGAGACCCTCCAGTAACGCCAACGCTAGCAATCTTTGTAAGTCTTCGCTGGATATTGCTGGACTAAAACCGAATATGTAACGCAGGGTAAATATTTTAGATAGAAACTCCCTCCAGCGCATATACTGCTTGCTCTCGAATTTTGCCAATACATGAGAGTCGCGAATCTGAACTAAGCGAAAACAGACCCTAATTTTTGGCCTCCAAATTACAGGTAACGGAGGATTCGAAAATAGTGCTACAGGGCTACCATAAGTATAATTAGCCACTAATACATCAAATCGAATAGCATTATCGGGAGCTTCTTTCTCTGCATCTAGAGAAGGAAGAGAGATATAGCTAAGGATTAATTCGCGAAGATGTTCATCTGTGTTTTCTTTGGCGTTGTAATTTAGCTCCAAGAACTTAATGAATGCACTTCTCGGTACAACAGCCAAATCTCCCAAGTAAACATCTGGCTTCTGCCTACCTGACAGTTGACGCTTTATGGATTGAAAAATTCGCATATCAAAGGTATAGACGCCCTGGTAAGGAACAGGCAAACCGCCGGTTTGACTGTCCCACGCAGCCAGCTTTAGCTGGCGGAGTAAACATAAGCGGCGTGTTATGAGTTTTAAGGGTTAAAGTTTTCAAGAAACGTCAACACCAAAATTATAAATGTTGCTAGATAGCCCAAGTTCAAAGCAATGCCATGGTTAATGTAACGCCCGGCTTTATGCCTAATTTTTTCCATTACTGCCATACCTAAACTTGCTAAAGTGGGAACACATGAAATACAGAAATAGAAAAAAGGCGCTTTCAAGAGGGGATGGATCGGCCCTGAACCACCCCATGAAAATGTGACAACCAGAGTAGCACCTAAAGCACCGAGTGATGCATTAACAGCCGCCAGCTTAAATGACATAGCTACAGGGCGCTCTTTACTCATAACGTCGTAAACACGGGCGACGCCTGTGTGGTCCGAGCAGCGAAGCCATTGTGCGGCGCCTGGTTATGTGTGTCATGGTTTGCTGCCTGCTAATTGCATTGCACATTCGGGAGCTTGACTGCTACAAGAATTAAGCTCTGGCAGGATTTTCGCAAACTCTACTTGCAGTGCTTGACCTCGTTCACGAAGTACACAGAGTTCTGCACGATAAACCGAATAGGCAAACTGGTTCGTTATTTGGTACCCATAAACCTCTTCGACAATTTCCCGCATGGAACGAAGCGGCTCCGGTTCATTTTCGCTTTGCTTTGGCGGCAAAACTGACATCAACATATCCTTATTGATACCTTTGGCCTTATTGGATAAGGCAGATTGGCTAAGCGTAAATATCTTTTGGCAAACACTTATGTCATTAGCACCAACAACAGGTGGCGTAAACATCACTATCGCCAAGAGTAGAGCTTTTCGATATTTCATCAGTTCCTCATTTTTTACACATAACGCCCACGTAATAAGCGCGAGTTCGCGAGCATTCTAATTGACGCGCTTGTTATACGATTCACGGACATTTTCTAGGAGCATTTTCTTCAAATAGTTCGACTATCCATTCTTTCTGCTCAGGGAATCGCCATCCAGAACTTGGGATATCTTTCGGGTTTGCCCACAACAACCCAACTACTTCGTGATAATGGGGATCTGCGGCTTTGTTTTTGTCGACTTCGGCAAGGACAAGTGAGAAGTTAGTGTTACCCTTTGGAGAGTTTCCTAGAGACTTTAGAGGAATGATCGTATACCCAGTTTCTTCTTCTGTTTCTCGAATTGCTGTAGCACGCTCACTCTCGCCTTCTTTAGATTTTCCCGCCGGTGGAGAAAACACAAAACTCCCATCTTCATCATGCAATACGCCCAACATTGCTGGTTTTTTGTTGTTACAACCTAAAATCAACGCTCCTGTTGCCCTTACGAAATTAACTTCTTTGGGAAATAGAGTAGCTTTTAAATTTTTATATACGCCCGCACCTGAGAAAGCCATGCCGGCCGTGAATATCGATGCCACAATGGTTGCAACACCCACCCAATGCTTAACTTCAACGTGGTCTAAAAGCCAGCTTATAGTTATTTTTTCTGGTGGGAGAAGTTCTTTTTTTTGAGCGTCACATTCCTGCTTTACGGCGTTCTCGGATATCACGATTGCTTGATTTAAAATGCCGATTGCCTCATTCATACTTGCTGTAGAATCGGCTTTATTTCCCATTCTATATGTGACCTTCGCAGATATAATGCTTTGCTCAAAACTACTTTTTAACGCTGTATCGAAATACAACAAGGGTGAAACTTTATCTGCCCACTCTTCAAATTCAATCAGAGTTTCAAATGGCACTCCGTCGACTCTATCTTTCCTAAGCCTCAATAAATCTTCCGATAAAGACAAGAATACCTCCTTTTCGTATAACGCCCGAAATACGGGCGAGGAGCAAAGCGACGAGTCCAACTAGCTTGCTGGCGATCGTACTTTCGCTTGTTATGCACTACTCTACCGCTTACTGTCAGAGGGAGCCACAGTCTCCCTCAATCGATCTCGCAGGCTTTCACTTACTATTTGCTTTGGTACAAATTGAAATCTACCTTTCTCAGCTTCGGCTAATGCACTAGCAATACCCACTCCCAAACCAACACCCACTCCAGATTGCACAGGACTGCCATTAGCCCCCTGCCTACTCTGAGAAAGTGCCACAGCGGCGCTGCTCGTATCGTTCTCCGCCAATACGAGAGATCGATCCACTTCAGTTCCAATAATTGAAAAAGCCATGGCGTGTTTTTTAGGGTCGAAGGGAATAAACACCCCTCCGTCTTTCGAATCCAGATATTTACCCTTAAACTCCTCCTTGAGAACCCAGCTTGTTTCCACGACCTTCATCTCTAAGCAGCCTCGAGGCCCTTTGTAATAGACTCCTTTTGAGTCCTTACCGACAACATTATAAACCCCTGAAATGAGAGTATATTCATACTCCACACCAGTCCCGTATTTAGCGGAAAAAACGTATTCTTCACTCAATTCAATAGAGTTATACTCATCGGCTTTTTCAAGCTTCCCAGGCAAAAACCCCACACAACCAGAAAGACCTGTAACCAAGATAAGAATATAGAGAGCACTATACTTGAGACCCATAAGAAAATTTCCTTTAGCTAAAACCAACTTGTTTAAGAACCACCAACTCATCAACTACATAACGCCTCAAGAAGAGGCGCGTGTTAGCGCATCCTTCTTGCTTGAATTGTTAGGTGTGATACCAATGATTTCTGAAACACTTAGCTAAGCAAACTGATAAGCCTACAGTTAAATCAGCTACTCCTCCAGCAGCAAGACAAAGCATAAAAGCCGACCCGCTAAAGTCCAGCATGAAGGCTGAGCCAAGTCCACAACCAAGAATGATAGTTATACTTTTTTGATCAAGGTCTTTGCCATATTTACGAAGGCAATTTTTAATACACTGCTTTTTATTCATTTTAGTGAGCCTCCTGCTCTCTTTCTGAAGCTGCCTTGACTCCGCTTATAATACTAATAAATATCATTAGGGCTTGAGCATGAGGAGAGCCTACCCAGTTGTACATTGCCACCCAAATTGCTGCGGCAACACCAAAAACAACACCTACCAATATTTTCTCCATGATTATCTCCTTTAAATATAAATTTCCTCTCTACTTCTCAATGCGAGTACACGTAACGCTCACACAAAAGGCGGCGCATTAGCGACGTCCAGCGCAACGAAGTGGAGCAATTTTTAATGTTCTTGTTAGCAACCCTACTCAAGGATGACATTATTAATTGCAGGTCTGTTATCTTCACAAGCAGAGGTGGTTATCTTGACAGTTTTACCTGCCATTTTTGCTGCAAGCAACGTTGAGTAAATTCTCGCCTTAACTGCCTCGGGCAAGCTGGTTTTGACCATATAGCTGTCTGGATCAGTACACCCATCCGCAATAACTGTAGCTCCAACAGGAAGCACACGGATAACGTCGTTGCCGTAAGTTGTGCTCCATAGCTGGAAATTCTCCAGCGTAACTTCGCCTGCAGAAGCTGGGAAGGTTAAAAAAAGGACAGATATAAGTAAAATTTTGTACATTTTTGTCTCCTGATTTTCATAAGGTTGCTAACGCCTAAATCAGCCGACGCGTTAGCGGTCGGCTGGATTTTCTTGTTCTGTTTCGTCTAACAAGAACCTCTGCTCCGGAAATCGCTCCATGCGGTACATAAACTCCTTGTATAGCTTTGGTTCATCCAACTCCATACACAAGTGTTTTATAGGTCGTCGCAGTCGCTCCATGAGCATAAAGGATCGCTTGTCACCATATTTCATTGAAACATGACTAATTTCTTCAATTACTTCGATTAAATCGTATATAACAGATCGAGACATTTTTGCTCGCTTCATTGGTCTCGATGCATTCATTCGAGCTAGTTCTAAAACCTCTTCTAGAAGCTCTCGGTCACTTCGAGTTGGTGATTGGTCATTTTCCTTGTGCCCGCTTAAAATACCGTTTACTTCTTCCTCAAGTTTCCCCCACCACATGTCAAAAACTTGATCCAGAACTTTCGAATCTAACTTCGAATCTCCACCTTCCTTGTTTATGGATTCGATCATTTTCTTAAAGTCGGTTTTATTAAATTTTGTATCTTGAAACCCTGTCAATGGCCCGGTTAGATCCGAACTATCAATACCAAAGAGAAGTGTACAAACTTTGGACTTACCAAAATTTTTTGAAAGCGCACCAGCTTCAAATAAAATCCAAGGTTTATTCAGGTTGTCCTTGGTTAGACAAATTATTCCTATTTCAGAGCCTTCTAGATTATTAATAATCTCCGTGGACCATT belongs to bacterium SCSIO 12696 and includes:
- a CDS encoding glycosyl hydrolase, translating into MLVRSLSFRLLVSTVATLAIGLGVAVTAAAKEGDAPSAFAGLKLRNIGSAHTGGRISDLAVVPGQTHKYYVGVASGGVWKTENAGTTWTPIFDNYGSYAVGVVELDPKNPDVIWVGTGENNSQRSVADGDGVYKSVDGGKTFTHMGLKKSGHISQIVIDPRNSNRVFVASQGPLWSDGGDRGLYLTEDGGQNWQRVLEIDKYTGVNEVVMNPSNPDEMIASSYQRRRHVWTLINGGPGSAIHKTTDGGKTWRKLSNGLPGSELGRIGLAGAPSEAGTVYAIVEANDADKGVYRTTNFGESWEKRSSTMTTSPQYYNELVVDPHNPNKLFMLDTFSKVSLDGGKTFANLAFTARHVDDHALWVNPEHSNHIRIGGDGGVYESFDNGQHWNHLRNLPLTQFYRIAADNDLPFYNVYGGTQDNNTLGTAVRNTSVEGITNADWWITLGGDGFDPAVDPTNPDIVYSQYQYGGLARIDRQTREKVYITPQPAADENAYRWNWNSPLLISPHNHERLYYGAEKLFRSDDRGESWVAVSDDLSRGLDRNALEVMGRVWSIDAIAKNDSTSTYGSLIALDESTLQENLIAVGTDDGLIHVTDNGGDNWVRYSKFKGVPEMSLVEDLQFSRHNKDVLYAVFDNHKRGDAKPYVLKSSNRGKSWQSIAANLPERGTVHTIVEDHVDPNLLFVGTEYGLFFSQNGGGSWTQLKGNFPTIAVRDLEIQRRESDLLVGTFGRGIYVLDDYSPLRTQASALANNEATLFSVKDTPIYIETRRWGGFHSNKGMMGDNFFVAPNPDYGVIFSYYLRDGLKTAKAKRQTSEQKLQKDGKDNPYPSWEDLQAEADEEAPSVWLQVSDANGDVIRRVPANTSKGLHRVAWDFRLESRDPVELQKSEGSLWFNPPEGPLAITGDYRVQLMKRQNGVLSTLSEPQTFKLTELNVGALTTQDRPALLAFQQQTAELNSKVVAAGKYLGEISNRLKHVLKTIDATPALGEDHAQRARALQGELRKATLLLNGDRVKAGANEKAPMGLAQRVVSIIGSHWDAQAAPMGTHRSTYQIAEKQYQQLATMLKASEEKLQTLESDLDKANAPWTPGRALQ
- a CDS encoding ATP-binding cassette domain-containing protein, which codes for MTSPSTNTLFDISNVTLNNGGTPVYRNLSLRIKRGEHTAIIGANGSGKSTLLKLLSGELYPVANQQHRLRLLGRERWSKSELRQQMGLVSHDLQSHTMDGAPGINVVLSGYFDSDSIWQHHQVSDQQLQTAIALMQELGIEHLRRRTYGSLSTGQQRRLLLARAMIHRPNVMLFDEPTTGLDMQGCQQAMGIMRQMMEDGVSLILVTHHLYEILPEIRRVILLKDGEIQADGAKEDVLTDANISHCFDTALKIVCHKGYYQVVADY
- a CDS encoding NUDIX domain-containing protein encodes the protein MSLSEDLLRLRKDRVDGVPFETLIEFEEWADKVSPLLYFDTALKSSFEQSIISAKVTYRMGNKADSTASMNEAIGILNQAIVISENAVKQECDAQKKELLPPEKITISWLLDHVEVKHWVGVATIVASIFTAGMAFSGAGVYKNLKATLFPKEVNFVRATGALILGCNNKKPAMLGVLHDEDGSFVFSPPAGKSKEGESERATAIRETEEETGYTIIPLKSLGNSPKGNTNFSLVLAEVDKNKAADPHYHEVVGLLWANPKDIPSSGWRFPEQKEWIVELFEENAPRKCP
- a CDS encoding toll/interleukin-1 receptor domain-containing protein; this encodes MSTKVFISWSGDLSRQLAEAVRNWLPGVLQYVKPYFTPDDIEKGTKWSTEIINNLEGSEIGIICLTKDNLNKPWILFEAGALSKNFGKSKVCTLLFGIDSSDLTGPLTGFQDTKFNKTDFKKMIESINKEGGDSKLDSKVLDQVFDMWWGKLEEEVNGILSGHKENDQSPTRSDRELLEEVLELARMNASRPMKRAKMSRSVIYDLIEVIEEISHVSMKYGDKRSFMLMERLRRPIKHLCMELDEPKLYKEFMYRMERFPEQRFLLDETEQENPADR